One Dehalococcoidales bacterium DNA window includes the following coding sequences:
- a CDS encoding FmdE family protein, translating to MNPTYEDLIAFHGHSCPGLAIGYRMSKAGLALLSDSRAADEEIVAIVENDACGVDALQCLSGCTFGKGNLIFRDYGKQVYTLYSRNSGRGVRVVFNPRGVPENARKDRDQFIDWLLSAPEDDLVSLKEVRIDEPEPARIVKSVQCAFCGESVMETRTRDISGKTACIPCAEKAASQAG from the coding sequence ATGAATCCAACCTATGAAGACCTGATTGCCTTTCACGGCCACAGCTGTCCCGGGCTGGCAATCGGGTACCGGATGTCAAAGGCCGGGCTGGCCTTGCTGTCGGACTCCAGAGCGGCGGATGAGGAAATCGTGGCAATCGTGGAGAATGACGCCTGCGGAGTGGACGCCCTGCAGTGTCTCTCCGGCTGCACATTCGGCAAGGGTAACCTCATTTTCAGGGACTACGGGAAGCAGGTCTACACACTGTATAGTCGCAACTCCGGGAGAGGCGTGCGTGTTGTCTTCAACCCCCGCGGTGTTCCTGAGAATGCTCGCAAAGACAGAGACCAGTTCATCGACTGGCTGCTATCCGCGCCGGAAGACGACCTCGTGTCACTTAAGGAAGTGCGCATAGATGAGCCTGAGCCTGCCAGAATCGTGAAGTCCGTGCAATGTGCGTTCTGCGGTGAGAGTGTCATGGAAACCCGGACGAGAGACATAAGCGGCAAAACGGCATGCATCCCGTGTGCTGAGAAGGCGGCAAGCCAGGCCGGATGA
- a CDS encoding enoyl-CoA hydratase/isomerase family protein — MSYNTILVEQKDAVGIIRLNRPEKRNAMNAELIDEAVHALQEFDAAPEVNVIVIMSTHPRVFCAGRDLEEGSSETAIDIARQREISNGPPRLYLAIRSLRKVVIAGVNGFALAGGTGLAVWCDLVVAAEDAIFGLPEANVGLFPSVVVPALGYNTASAKKCLELILTGDRIDAHAAERLGLVNMVVPAEKLEEATLELAGKITGKSPTTLQVAKKTFYNMLNMEYTQATRYGAEITSLLAVSQDGMEGQRAFLEKRPPQWKKTA; from the coding sequence ATGAGCTACAATACCATCCTGGTAGAACAGAAAGACGCTGTAGGCATTATCAGGTTGAACCGGCCTGAGAAACGCAATGCCATGAATGCCGAACTTATCGACGAAGCAGTCCACGCTCTGCAGGAGTTTGATGCTGCCCCCGAAGTCAACGTTATTGTCATCATGAGCACTCACCCGCGGGTCTTCTGCGCCGGTAGAGACCTGGAGGAAGGCTCATCGGAGACGGCAATCGATATCGCCAGGCAGCGTGAGATATCCAATGGTCCTCCTCGACTGTATCTCGCTATTCGCTCACTGAGAAAGGTGGTCATTGCCGGAGTGAATGGCTTTGCGCTTGCCGGTGGTACCGGTCTGGCCGTCTGGTGCGACCTGGTCGTCGCTGCCGAAGATGCCATATTCGGGCTTCCTGAGGCAAACGTCGGTCTTTTCCCATCTGTGGTAGTCCCGGCTCTGGGGTACAATACCGCCAGTGCCAAGAAATGCTTGGAGCTTATCCTGACCGGAGACAGGATAGACGCTCACGCGGCGGAGCGACTGGGCCTGGTGAACATGGTTGTGCCTGCCGAAAAGCTGGAAGAAGCCACGCTGGAGCTGGCTGGGAAGATTACCGGTAAAAGCCCCACGACGCTGCAGGTTGCCAAGAAGACCTTCTACAACATGCTGAATATGGAATATACCCAGGCAACGAGGTATGGCGCGGAGATAACCAGCCTGCTTGCCGTTAGCCAGGACGGGATGGAAGGCCAGCGCGCCTTCCTGGAAAAAAGACCGCCGCAGTGGAAGAAAACAGCCTGA
- a CDS encoding acetoacetate--CoA ligase yields MPQEQTMKTPIWQPSEERKRNTNMTGFMDFVSKRYGKGLHSYDELYDWSVASPADFWASVWDYVEIRASEPCDTVIVPAEHMMYTRWFRGARLNFAENLLRYRDHRTALVFKGEAQEAVRITYAELYDSVARLARSLRQMGIKPGDRIAGFMPNMIETVVAMLASTSIGAVWSSCSPDFGIKGVLDRFRQVEPRVLFTANGYSYNGKVFNSLERVADILRELPSVERVVVVPYTEKEPDIRRVPKSIGYEDFLSRESGLEIAFEQLPFDHPLYIMYTSGTTGLPKCMVQGAGGVLLNQLKELKLHTDVRREDTIFYFTTCGWMMWNWLVCSLGLGATVVLFDGSPFYPDAGVLWKLAQEEKMTIFGTSARYLAEIENRGVKLGTEYDLGHLKALLSTGSPLSAESYEFVYRDIKSNVLLASISGGTDINGCFLVGNPIAPVYAGELQCRGLGMNVQAFDLEGNSVVGQKGELVCTAPAPSMPVRFWNDEGNEKYRNAYFDVYPNVWTHGDYIEITERGGAIIYGRSDAVLNPGGVRIGTAEIYRQVEGLDEVEDSVVVGQRWENDTRVVLFVKLAEGVSLTEDLIKKIRDTIRRNTTPRHVPAKVLAVDDIPYTINMKKVEKAVVNVIHNEPVPNLDALANPESLEYYRDIEELKT; encoded by the coding sequence ATGCCACAGGAGCAGACCATGAAAACCCCGATATGGCAGCCGTCAGAAGAGCGGAAGAGAAATACCAACATGACCGGATTCATGGATTTCGTCAGCAAACGATACGGTAAAGGATTGCACTCCTACGATGAACTGTATGACTGGTCGGTAGCCAGTCCCGCTGATTTCTGGGCTTCGGTGTGGGATTACGTTGAGATAAGGGCTTCAGAACCCTGCGATACTGTGATAGTTCCCGCCGAGCATATGATGTACACCAGATGGTTCCGGGGCGCGCGACTCAACTTCGCGGAGAACCTACTCCGGTACCGTGACCACCGGACGGCCCTTGTCTTCAAGGGGGAAGCCCAGGAGGCGGTAAGGATAACGTACGCGGAGCTCTATGACAGTGTAGCCCGCCTGGCCCGGTCTCTGCGGCAGATGGGCATCAAACCCGGCGACCGAATAGCCGGATTCATGCCGAATATGATAGAGACGGTTGTCGCCATGCTGGCCAGTACCAGTATTGGCGCTGTCTGGTCGTCCTGTTCCCCGGATTTCGGCATCAAGGGTGTGCTGGACCGGTTCCGGCAGGTAGAGCCCAGGGTCCTCTTTACGGCTAATGGATACTCCTACAATGGCAAAGTGTTTAATTCCCTGGAACGAGTTGCCGATATCTTGAGAGAACTCCCATCTGTCGAGAGGGTGGTAGTCGTCCCCTATACTGAGAAGGAACCCGACATCAGGCGTGTTCCAAAGTCCATCGGCTATGAGGACTTCCTGTCGCGGGAGAGCGGACTTGAGATTGCATTTGAACAGCTCCCCTTTGACCATCCCCTGTACATCATGTACACCTCAGGAACGACTGGCCTGCCCAAGTGCATGGTCCAGGGGGCCGGCGGTGTACTTCTCAACCAGTTGAAGGAGTTGAAGCTCCATACTGATGTCAGGCGGGAAGACACCATCTTCTACTTCACCACCTGTGGCTGGATGATGTGGAACTGGCTGGTATGTTCCCTGGGACTGGGTGCTACCGTGGTACTCTTCGACGGTTCGCCGTTCTATCCTGATGCAGGCGTACTCTGGAAGCTGGCCCAGGAAGAGAAGATGACCATCTTCGGTACCAGCGCCAGGTACCTCGCCGAGATCGAGAACCGCGGTGTGAAGCTGGGCACGGAATATGACCTGGGCCATTTGAAGGCACTCCTCTCCACGGGCTCTCCTTTATCGGCGGAGAGCTATGAGTTTGTATACCGGGACATCAAGAGTAACGTACTCCTGGCATCCATCTCGGGTGGCACTGACATCAACGGCTGCTTCCTTGTCGGGAATCCCATCGCACCGGTCTATGCCGGAGAGCTTCAGTGCCGGGGCCTTGGGATGAATGTGCAGGCGTTTGATCTGGAGGGTAATTCAGTGGTGGGGCAGAAGGGAGAACTGGTCTGCACCGCTCCCGCCCCTTCAATGCCTGTCCGCTTCTGGAACGACGAAGGTAATGAGAAATACAGAAACGCCTATTTTGACGTTTACCCGAACGTATGGACCCATGGAGATTACATTGAAATCACGGAAAGGGGCGGTGCCATCATCTACGGCCGCTCCGATGCAGTACTGAATCCGGGAGGGGTCAGGATTGGCACCGCCGAGATATATCGCCAGGTAGAGGGCCTCGACGAAGTCGAGGATAGTGTTGTCGTGGGGCAAAGGTGGGAAAACGATACCCGCGTTGTCCTGTTTGTGAAGCTGGCTGAGGGCGTGTCCTTAACGGAGGACCTTATCAAGAAGATAAGAGACACCATCAGGCGGAACACCACGCCCCGTCACGTTCCCGCCAAAGTCCTTGCTGTCGATGATATCCCCTACACAATCAACATGAAGAAGGTCGAAAAGGCGGTCGTAAACGTCATTCACAATGAGCCTGTGCCTAATCTGGATGCGCTGGCCAACCCGGAGTCGCTGGAATACTACCGGGATATCGAAGAGTTGAAGACGTAA